The window CGCCACCAACTCAACGTCCGGCGCGTTCTTCAACAAATGAATCGTCGCGTACCGCTGCCGGTCCGTCCCAGTGTGATTCGTGATGAGCCCCACGCGCATCCCTTTCAACGCGGCAAAATGGTCGCGTTTCAAAACATCAATGCCATTGAGCACGCCCAGCACATCATTGTTCAGCGAATTCAACTCGGCCAATTCCGTCGCGCTCAATTTTTCCGGCGGCAGCGGCGGCAGTTGATCCGGCACAAAATTGAAATCAAAATTCGTCACCGCCTCCGCCGCCAGCGTTCCCAGCGTCCCGTAAAGCGGAACCACACTGCCACTCCCGTCGGGATGATTTCGATTGGATAAAAAAATGAAGAAGGTTTTTGAGAACGGATCAATCCACAAACATGTTCCCGTCCAGCCGGTGTGCCCGTACGACCCACGCGGAAATTTCGTTCCCCGCGGACGGCTGAATCCCGAATCTATGTCCCAGCCCAGCCCGCGCCGGTCCCGTATGCCGGGCGGCGTTTGCACGCTGGTCATCAACCGCACCGTTTCCGGTTTAAAAATCCGCACGCCGTCCAGTTCGCCCTCGTTCAACATCATCTGCGCATACCGCGCCAGATCCGACGCCGTCGAAAACAGTCCCGCGTGCCCCGCCACGCCGCCCATGTGCCGCGAAGTCGGATCATGCACCACGCCGCGCAACATCACGTTCGTATGAATGGGATCGAACTCCGTCGGCGCGATGCGCGGAATTTTATTCGTCGGCGGCAGGTATCCCGTATCCACCATTTTCAACGGCACATAAATTTCCTTCTGCACAAAATCCTCCAGCTTCATCCCGCTCACACGCTCGACAATGGCTCCCACCAAAAACAAATTCACATCGCTGTACCGGAAGACCGTTCCCGGCTTCGACCGCAATTTCTCCTTGCACGCCATCGCCACCGCCGTATCGCGCCCCTGCCAATCCGTCCTCGTTTCGATGTCCGGCACGAGGCCCGATGTGTGCGTCAACAATTCCCGCACCGTCACCAGGTCCTTGTCCCCGCCGGTAAACTCTGGGATATAAGTATGCACCGGCTCGTCTAATTTCACCTGCCCGCGCTCCACGAGAATCATGATCGCCGGCGTGCCCGCGATGACTTTCGTCAGCGAGGCCAAATCAAAAATCGTGTCCGTCGTCATCGGTTCGATTTCCGGCACCAATGCCCGATCACCGTAAGCCTTCAAATATTTGGACTTGCCATGCTCCACCAGCAGCACCCCTCCCGGACACTTTTGATCATCAATCGCCTGATTGATCGCATCATCCATCTTATGCAGCGTTTTCGTATCCAAATCCGCGCCCGACGCCCGCAAGCCAACAACAGTCAACGCTACCCACAAAACCAACGCTCGAAAATATTTCATAAATTAAAAAGCAATCACTCAACCTGTAGCGGCGGTCTATGACCGCCGTCTTCAATCCGGACGGACCGCGGGTCTATGACTCGCAGCAACTCAATACAAAATTGCCGCCCCCGGCTCACACCACAGTCAAATACTGAAAACTTGAAACTCATTCTCTATTTCCCGCCATCAAATCAAAACAAGTTATCTTCCATCCACGATCCAACCCCTCGCGCACAAACAATTTCCCATCCGCATACGCTGGCGAACTCCAACTCTTTCCACAAACCTGCGTGTGCGCCAGTTCCGTGTATTTTTCCGGGTTCGCCGCGATGAAAAACAAATCTCCCTTGTCCGTCGTCACCAGAATATTTTTCCCCATAACGATGCTCACGGACACCTTGTCGCCGAACCCTTCCTGGTCCCACATCTTCTTTCCGTTCAACGCGTCCACGCACACATAATTTTTTCCAGCGCCCTGGCAATATAAATAATGGTCAACCAGCACCGGCGTCGCGAGATTGATTTTCAAGTCCTTGTCCGTCCAGGACCGCTCCGCCTTGAAAGCGTCTCCTTCTTTCGTAATTTTGAAACACACCAGCCCAATCGTTTGCGAGTTCACGCTGATAGTGTCGCCAAAGATCACCGGCGTCATCGCGTGGCGTTTCGCATCCGTCCGCAAGGGCACTCGCCACAAAATCCTGCCGTCGTCCGCGCCCATGCCCATCAACGCCTCTGACGTGAAATAAATAATCTGTTTTGTCCCCGCGAAGTTCTCAACCAACAGTGAAGAATACGCCGCCTCATCGTTGCCCGTTTTCCATAAAACTTTACCGTTCCGCTTGTCAAAACAGACCGCGCTCGCACCCGCCTTGCTGCCGACCGGCAGAATAATATGCTCCCCATCAATCACGCCGCAGCCATTGTTCCCCCTCCGGCTCGCGGTGCCCTCATTCGCCTTGCCGCCCAAAAATGTCACCCCAAAATCTTTCGCGAAACTTGTCCCCCAAATCACTTTTCCATCCGCCGCATTCAGGCAGCGAAATTCGCCGTTGCATGACTGCGTGTAAACTCGGTCGCCATCCATGATCGGCGTGCTGCGCGGCCCCGGCCCCCATTCATCCTCGAATGAATCGGTCAGCGTTGCGCGCCAGATTTCCTTGCCGGTTTTCGCATCCAGCATGTGCGCAATTTCTTTCCCGTCCTGCGCATCGAGATAAACCAGTTTCCCTCCCGCGACCACCGGCGATGAAAATCCTCCGCCGATCTGCAATTTCCAGTCCACCTTGGGCTCCGTCGAAACCGATACCGGCACCTGTGCATCCGCCGGAACATGTCCGTCCCGCTCCAGCCCGCGCCATTGCGGCCAATCGCTCGCTCTCGCGGAAATTCCCATCGCGAGCAACCCAAAAAAAATACACGCCTTAAAAATTTTGCTCCATTGACGATTTTTCATATGGCTATTGCGCATTCGGTTTTACCATCCTTTTGCTTCGCCCGAGGCCCGCGGGTCCGCCACGCCGACGAATTCTTTTCCGTCCTTCGTTCGCCCCACGATTTGAGTCGCGCCGATCGCGCTCGTGACTCCAACCGCACGACCGCGCGCCGCCAACGCCGCGCGCAATTTCAGCGGCATGGTTTTTTCCACCATCAATTCATCCGGCGACCATTGATGATGCAATCGCGGCTGCAACATCGCATCCTCCGGGCTCATTCCCATGTCCAAAATATTTACCAACGCATAGAGTACCTGCGAAATAATCGTCGGGCCGCCCGCCGCGCCCAGCGCCAGAATCGGCTGGTGATCTTTCAATACAATCGTCGGAGACATGCTCGACAGCGGACGCTTTCCCGGCCCTACCGAATTGGCTTCCGCGCCGATCAGTTTGAAATAATTCGTCGCGCCCGGCTGCGCCGAAAAATCGTCCATTTGATTATTCATCACGATTCCAGTGCCAGGAATCACCACCTTGGAGCCAAAGCTCGTGTTCACCGTCGCCGTGCACGCCACCCAATTCCCTTCCGCGTCCGCGACGGAAAAATGTGTCGTGTGCTGCTTGAAAAATTCCTTGTCCCAACCCGGCGGCAATCCGTGTCCCGGCACAACAGTCGTATGCTCCGGATTGATTTTCTTCGCTAACTCCGCGCCGTATTTTTTTTCCACCAATCCGCGCGGCACATTCGCGAAATCCGGGTCGCCCAGCCAATACGCGCGATCCGCAAATGCCAGTTTCATTGCTTCCGCAATCACGTGCAGGCGAGTCACCTCGTCCATTTTTTTCAGATCGAACGGTTCGAGAATATTCAGCATCTCCACCACATGCACGCCGCCTGAACTCGGCGGAGGAAACGATACCACTTCATAACCGCGATACATTGTGCTTACCGGCTCGCGCAAGAGAATATGGTAATCGCGAAAATCCTGCGCCGTCACGATGCCGCCGTTTTTCTTCATCCAGGTTTCCACCGCCGCGCCAAATGCCCCGCGATAAAACCAATCCACGCCTTCCTCCGCAATATGCCGATAACTCGCCGCCAGATCTTTTTGCCGCAAGGTGTCACCCGCGCCGTAAGTCTGCCGGGAATTCTTGAAATAAATTTCTCTCGATGCCCCAAACTCCCATAAGTCTTTTGCCGACGCTTTTAGTCTCCTCGCATAGCCCGCACTAACGACAAAACCTCTGTCCGCAATTTCCGCCGCCGGCAAAATCAATTCCTTGAGATTTTTTTTCCCAAAATGCGTTTCCGCATAATCATACACGGCCAGCGACCCCGGCACGCCGCTCGCCAGCGCGCCCGTTTGGCTCAACTCCGGGTCGGCTTTTCCATTGCGAATGAACATGTCCCGCGTCGCCGCCCCCGGCGCCATTTCACGTCCATCCAGCGCCACAATCGAACCATCCGCGCGGCGAATCAGCATGAAACAGCCGCCGCCAATTCCCGAATTCGCCCCATCCACCACGCCCAGCGTCAATCCCACGGCGACCGCGGCATCAATCGCATTGCCTCCGTCTTTCAAAACTTTTACGCCCGCCTCCGTCGCCAGCGGAGCAACTGTGGCCACCATCCCGTGTTCTCCATAAGCGACTAATGGCGGCCAGGCTGGTGATGAATTTGTATCTGCCCCGCGAGTCGCCGTTATGACGCCAAACCAAAAGCACGCGATGAAGATAAATTTGCTGATGATTCCAAGTTGCGGCTTCATTCAGTTGGATGCGCGGTCACCATTCGCACTCTTTATAAAGAGCTTCTTGTGCAAACAAAAGCTTCCTTTTCAAACTTACCGACTTACTCACTAACTCATCATTTTATATTAAACTTATGAACACTGAAAACTTGAAACTGCCCTTTTCCTAAGCAACACTTCGCCCGCATGAGTCATACCATCAGCATCGCGCAATACGGCCTTGGCCCCATCGGCATCGAATCCCTCAAGCTCGCCGCGTCCAAGCCCTGGGTGGAGATTGTCGGCGGCATTGACATTGACCCTGCCAAAGTTGGCAAAGACCTCGGCGAACTCACTGGCCTGGCTTCGCTCAAGGGCCGCGTGGTCTATGATTCGCTTGAAAAATTGCTCGCGCATGCCAAGCCCGACGTCGTCCTGCACACGACCGTTTCCAAATTTAAAAACGCTTTCCCGCAACTCGAACCACTCGCGCGCGCGGGCATCAGCGTCGTTTCGTCCTGTGAAGAATTGCTTTTTCCGCAACTGATGGAACCGGAACTCGCCGCGATGCTCGACCAAACCTGCCAGGCCGGCGGCTCACGCATCATCGGCACCGGCGTCAATCCCGGGTTCGTCATGGATGTGCTTCCCATCTGCCTTACCGGCGTCAGCCGCGACGTCCGCGCCATTCATATCCAGCGCGTCGTCAATGCTTCCACCCGCCGCGAACCGCTTCAGAAAAAAATCGGCAGCGGCTGGATTCCCGAGGAGTTTCGCCGCTTGTTCAAGGAAGGCCGCGCCGGTCACGCCGGCTTGAAGGAATCGCTGGCACTGATCGCGCATTGCCTGGGCTGGCAAGCCACGGACATCACTGAAACCGGCGAACCGGTCATCGCCGATCACGACATCAAAACGAAATTTCTCGAAGTGAAAAAGGGACTCACCTGCGGCCTGCATCAGCATGCGACAGCGAAGATCAGCAGCGGCGCGAAACTCGTGCTCGACATCAAAATGTATCTCGACGCCCCAAATCCGCACGATGCCATCCAGATCGAAGGCGATCCTTCGCTGGACGTGGTCATCAATGGCGGCGTCGCAGGAGATCACGCCACCGTGGCCGCCCTCGTCAACACCGCCCGCCGGATTCTCTCCGCCCGCCCGGGCCTGCTATTGATGAGCGACATTTCCCTGCCTTGCTGGTCGTAAGGGCTTATTCCCAAGTGGGTAAATTGTCAGCTCGAAGGAAAAAATCTTGCGCCCTCGCGGTGTTGCAGCATTCAATACTTCCACACCAACCATGAGCGCGAACAAAAATACTTTTCCCAAACTGCACAATGCCATGTGGCCGGGTCTCGTCGGCAAAGGCAGCCCCGGCGCGGAACCCTGCATCAGTCTCGATACCATGCTGGATCTCACCGCCGCTGCCGAAGTCAACGGTGTCAAATTTGATGGCGTGGATTTATTTCTGTTCGACCCGCATGTGAGCATTGATTCCACCGCGGACGGCGTGAAAAAAATTGCCGATAAAATTCGCGCAAAGAATTTTACCGTCGGTTCGGTGGTCGCGCCGGTTTGGCCGCCGACCGGCGGCGGCTCGGCGATGGGCAGCGCCGACGAGCGCAAAAAATTTGTCCAACAAGTGCGCAAGGCCTGTGGCATCGCCGAGCGGCTTCGAGAATTGGGCGTCCGCCCGTACGGCGTGGTGCGCATAGATTCCGCCTGCGGCGTCGGTGAATGGGAAAACGACCGCAAGGGCAACACGAAAAAAATTGCAGCCACGTTTCGCGAAGCCGCGAAGGTTGCGAAAGATCACGGCGAAAGGCTTGCCGTCGAGGGTGAAATTTGCTGGGGCGGCATGCACTCGTGGAAATATATGCTGCAACTCCTCGAAGCGGTGGATATGCCCAAGGTAGTCGGTTTTCAAGCGGACATGGCGCACACGCTTCTCTACACGCTCGGCTATAACGCTCCCGAACACCGCATCGTGCCGAAGAATTTTCATTGGGAACCCGGCGCGTTCCACGAAGCGATGAAAAAAATGACGAAGGCATTGCGTCCCTGGACGATTGATTTTCACGTCGCGCAAAACGATGCCACCGTCAAAGGTTCCGGCTCTCACGACAAAACCGGGCGTCATTGTTTGGCCACCGATCCCAACGGAAAATTAAATATCGCGCGCGATGCCGGTTATTGGCTGCGCGATGGCGCCGGCAAAGTCACCAAAAAATTCAAGCACATCTGCTGGGACGGTTGCATGTTCCCGAACGATGTCATGATGAAACCCGAAACCTGGAACAACATTCTCGCCGCGATGATTCAAGTCCGCGAAAATCACGGCTGGTAAAAAATCCTTTCTTTGCGGCAGCGGTCTATGCCGCCGAATCATTATGAAAAAACTGAACATCGGATTGGTCGGTTACGGTTTCATGGGCCGGACCCACTCCAACGCCTTCCGCAAAGTAAATAATTTCTTCGAACTCGAATATCAGCCGGTGTTGAAAGCCGTCTGCGGACGCGACGCGGAAAAGACTTCGGCCTTCGCCAGGAAATGGGGTTACGAAAGCGTTGAGACGGATTGGCGGCGATTGATCGAACGCGCGGATATTGACCTCATTGACATCGTCACGCCGAACGATTCGCACGCGGAAATCGCCATCGCCGCCGCCAAGGCGGGCAAAATGATTTTGTGCGAAAAACCGCTTTCGATGGACGGACGCCAGGGAAAAAAAATGACCGAGGTCATCGAGCGCGCCGGCGTGCCGAACATGGTTTGGTACAATTATCGCCGCGTCCCCGCCGTGACCATGGCCAAGCAGTTGATTGACGAAGGCAGGCTTGGGCGCATCTTCCATTATCGCGCGAAGTTTTTACAGGACTGGACTATCTCGAAAGATTTGCCGCAAGGCGGCACGGGCTTGTGGCGGCTTGATGTCAAAGCCGCGGGCAGCGGCGTGACCGGCGACTTGCTCGCGCACTGCATTGACACCGCGCTTTGGCTAAACGGCAGCATTGATTCCGTCACGGCCATGACCGAAACCTTCGTTAAGCAGCGCAAACATAATCTCACCGGCAAAGTCGAGAAGGTAAGCATTGATGACGCGTGCGCTTTTCTCGCGCGCTTCGCAAATGGTTCGCTAGCTACTTTCGAGTCCACCCGTTACGCGCGCGGGCACAAGGCGCTCTACACTTTCGAGATCAACGGCGAACACGCGTCCATCGCCTGGGACTTGCATGATCTTCACCGACTGCAATATTTCGATCATCGTGACGAAAGCCGCCTGCGCGGCTGGCGTTCCATCCACATCACCGACGGCGACCAGCCTTACATGAAACATTGGTGGGTTCCCGGTTTGCAAATCGGCTACGAACATACTTTCATCCACCAGGTCGCTGATTTCCTCGAGGGATTGGAAACCAGAAAACCCGCACATCCCAATTTCCGCGATGCACTGGAAACCCAATATGTCTGCGATGCCGTCCTCAAATCCGCAAAAACCGGCAAATGGCAAAACGTCCCCTCAAATAAAAAGTAGTGCGCAAGATTGCCCGAGTGAGAATTAATTCATGCGAATCCCTTTGACTACGGCATATTTTTGCCCAATGATTCCCTGACCATCGAACATGAAAATTAACTAATCCGATGAACTACAAAACCCTTACTGTTGCCCTTACTGCCACTCTCGCGCTCAGCCTGTTGACGGCTTCCGCCGAAGACAAAAAGCTCGACGCGAGCAAGCTGCCACCGGCGTCCACCATGACCGGCGTCACCTACGACAAAGATATCAAACCCATCTTTGATAAAAATTGCGTGAAGTGCCATCACGGCGAAAAGGCCCACGCGAAACTGCACCTGGACACGATGGAAGGCGCGATCAAAGGCGGCAAAGAAGGCCCGGACATCATCTCCGGCAAGAGCGGCGATAGCCCGCTGGTTTATGCTGTAGCGCACATCGGCGATGACGATGATTTCATGCCGCCCACCAAGAAGATGAAAGACGGCACAACCCTGACGCCGCTCACTCCTGAACAGGTCGGCCTCATTCGCGCGTGGATTGATCAAGGCTGTAAATAAGCGGCGAACTCTTTTCACACCGCTTTGGCTGGCAACGGCGAAAGCGGTTTTTATTTGTACACATGAAAATCAAAACGGCTCTTCGCCGCGGCCATCGAGCGGCGCGAGCGGCTGCCGTTTCAACTGGCGTAAACTTTGCTGGCGCTGCATTACTTCCAGGCGTTCGTCATCGCCAAGTTCGGGCTGCGCGGCGCGATGAGTCAGGGCGGTGAGTTGCCGGTCAACAAACTGATTGCGCAACCGCAAAACGATGTCGGTCAGTTGCTGCATCGTGTTTGGAATCGGGCGGTCTTCAGCGGTCGCTTCCGTGATCATCCGCCGCAATTCCACCGCTTCACATTGGGTCAATAAGGCAGCGACTCCCTGCCACGTCCCAGCTTCGCGCATGCTTAGGCGGATCAACAAAATTTCCCGCACGCGATGATGCAGCACCCATTGAGGATCAAAATGCGTGTGAATCCATTCCACCGTGTCTTCATGCAACAGCAAAATTTTTAGCAGATAATATTCGAGCGGCGTTGGTTTAATTTCTGGAACCGCGGTCGAGCCGGCCTCCGCTGAAAGCGAAGCTTCCGCCGCCGCATTTTCCTGCTCAATCGCCGTCGGCCCGCGTTTGAGACGCGAAGCTTTTTTAAATTCAGTTCGCACCGCCTCGGGTGAAACGCTCAACCGCAGCGCGGTCTTTTGCGCATATTTATCAACGAGGACTACGTTGCCAGTTTTATGCACCGCCTCGGCCATCGCTTCCAACACCGCTAATCGGCCTTTGTCCGTTGCGAGATCATTGGTCGCGCACAAGCGATTCAAATAATAATCAAAAAATCCATCCGCCTTTTCGATTAATTGTTTGAACGCTTCACCGCCGAATTCCTTGATGAAACTGTCCGGGTCATGCGGCGCAGGAACCAACGCCACGCGAATCGCCAGACCCGATGCCAGCAAACTATCCAGCGAACGTACCGCCGCATTCTGTCCCGCATTGTCCGAATCGAAACACAACACGACTTCATCCACGTAACGCTTCAATATTCGCGCATGGTCCGCCGTCAGCGCCGTGCCTTGCGGCGCGACGATATTTTGCACACCCGACATGAAACACGCGATGAGGTCCAACTGCCCTTCGCACACGATCGCCGATTGCGCATCCAGCAAAGCGCGCTTCGATTTATCCAAACCGAAGAAAACTTTTCCCTTCGTAAAAATCGGCGTCTCTGGTGAGTTTACATACTTCGCCGTTTTCTGGTCGCCGGACAAAACACGTCCGCTGAAACCGATGATTCGCGCTTGCTCATCGCAAATGGGAAACATCAGCCGCCCGCGAAACCGGTCGTAATGGCCGCCTCCATCCTTGGCCAAAATCAAGCCGCCCTGCTCCACCAGCGCCAGCTCGTGGCCTTTGCTTTTCGCCCAATTCACCGTGTCGTCCCACGCATCCGGCGCATAACCGAGCCGAAAAATTTTAATCGCTTCTTCCGATACGCCGCGCTTCGCCAAATAGTCGCGCGCGATTTGTCCACCGGCTTCAGTCGCGAGCGCGTTCTGCCAGCGTTGCGCAATCTGCTCGTGGATTTGCAGCAGGCTGTCTTTGATGTGGCGGGTCTGTTGCTGGGCGGGATTGTTTTCGGTTTCCAGCGGAATCTTTGCTCGCTCGGCAAGTCGCCGAACCGCATCGGGAAAAGGAATGTTCTCGTACTCCTGAACAAAGGTAAAGACATCTCCGCCCTTGTGGCAGCCGAAGCAATGAAAAATTTGCCGCTGCGGATTGACGTTGAAGCTCGGGCTCTTTTCCTTGTGGAACGGGCACAGCGCGACGAAGTTTGCGCCCGCGCGTTTTAACGGCACGTACGAACCGATGATGTCCACGATGTCACTCGCGGACCGTATGCGCTCACGCGTATTATCCGAAAAAAATTCAGCCATGCGACGGCGCGAAACACAGTCCGGCACCGTAGCTTGTTTTATCCTGTCGCCGCGCTTATGGCAAATCGTCTTTTGCCCGCTTGACCTTAACGACTTCGGATTTTGTGGAAGCGATCAACAGGATTCCCGCACGTTGTTTGACCAGGTTGCCGAGGAGGGAATCACGGAAAACATCCTGTTGAATGGTGGAAAGTTCCGGGAAGAAATTGCTGCCGAAAACGTCATTCTGATACGCGCGCGCCGCGGTGATGTCCTGGGCGCTGTAATAAGGCGCGTTCAACAACGCCAACCCAGCGATCAACATGCAACTAAAGCGTATGCCGCCCGCGATCATTCCCAAATAATATTCCCCGCCGCCGAAAACATCGCTGCCGATCAATTTCCCTCCCATCGCTTTTTTAAGCATCGAAAACGCGATCTTCGTCACGATTGCCGCCGCGATATAAATAGCGATGTAACAGAACAAATGGCTCACCGGCGAACTCATCGCCAGCATGTCGCCGACGGGTTTATAAAGAAATGCGCCCGCCAGGATGATAGCCACCCATTGGAACGTCACCATGATTTCTTCCGACATCCCGTGCTTGCGACCGCGATTCATTCCGAACAGCACCGTGATCAGCACCAGGACATCAAACCAGTTTATCAACATGTGATTGGCGTGCATAATTGCTCAATTTTTGGACACTTTTCAGGTGTTTCAATAATTGAGTCATTGAGAAGCAATTTCCTCGCCAAGTATGGAAAAGAACTAATCAACTAACGGGGACGGCGAGCGTACCCGCGAGCCGTAATTAGGGCTAAGGATTATTCTGAAGCCAATAACGGATCGCTGTCGCCTGCGCATTGCGCGGGTCCAATTCCAGCACTTTCAAATAGTGCGCCCGCGCCGCCGCCGGTTTGTGGAATTGTTCGGCATATAAATTTCCCAGCGTGAGATGCGCCAGCGCCAGATTCGCCGGAGAGGCTTGCGAGGAATTGTTCGCCAAAAGTTTTTCCAATTCCTGCGCGGCGTCGTAAAAATAATTCGCCTTCTTCAGCGCGAGCCCAAAATAAAAACGCGCGTTGAACGATTCGGGATTGATCGCCAGCGCCAGTTCAAACGCCCGCAATGATTCCGCCAGTCCACCCGAATCCAACGCCGCCAAACCCAAATCTACCTGTGCATCAAAATCACTCGGGTCCGCTTGCGTCGCCGAACGATACCACGCCACGGCGTCTTCGAGGCGATGATCGCGTTGCGCATCGCCGCCTTTGCCGAGCAGGCGTTCCGCTTCAGTGCGATTTCCCGGTTCCGGTTTGGTCGGTGAGAGATACGGGTAGCGCGCCAGCGTGACCGCGTGAACCGGCGCCGGTGTGGGAGTCGTATTTTGCGCCAGGGTGTTCGTCGTATTGCCCGGCGCAGATTCATCCGGTAACGGAGTCGTGCGCGACGGCGGCGGCGCGGGTGAAGCCGTCGCCGGTTTGCTCTGATGACGAAATAATCCCATTGGGTTGAGGCGTGAAAAAAATCCGCGCTTCTCGGTTTTGGTTTTCGCGACCACCGCCGGGGGTTCAGCCGTGTCGTCGTCCATGTTGGTCGTAGCGATCGCCGAATTCGCATCGGCCGTCTTGATCGCAGGTCCCTCAGACAACTGCACCACTTCCGGTTTTGTGTTGAGTTGGACTGGCGGAGACGGACGCGGATTTTGCGCGACAGTTGCCGGAGGACGGGTAACCGCGGTCAAGTTCTCCGGCGGGATAATATTGGAGACGTTCGTAGCCGGAGGGCGAACAACATTGTTCGTTGCCGGATTTATCGCCGCAACGACATTTGTCGCCACTGGTTTTGGCGGTGGGTTGAGTTCAAGTTCGAGTTGTTGCGCCGCGGCATTCACGGAATCCCAATTTGCCGCCTGCGCGTTTTGCGTGAGATATTGTTTGTACTTTTCCAGCGCGAGCGCGCGATTGCCCAAATAAATTTCCGCGATTCCAAGATTCAGCAAAGCCGGCCCGTAATTCGGTTGCGCCTTGAGCGCGCTGTTGAAATCGGTGACGGCATCCCGCAACCGCCGGCGCTGAAGCTGCACCATGCCCAGGTCATTGAGGGCCTCGGCATTTCCCGGGCTCAAGCGCAAAGCTTCGCGAAAACTCGCATCCGCCGCAGTAGCTTCGCCCAACCGCAACTGCGCGGTTCCCAGCTTCAGCCAACCGTTCAAGACATTTCCTTCGCGAACGGTAAACGCAGTCAATTCATTCTTGGCCGCTTCCAGAGTGTCTGGCCGGTCCTGTTCGAGCAACAGGCAGCCATAATTATAATGCACCGCGAGCAAATCATGATTCAGAGCGAGGGCGCGCTGATAGGCATCCGCCGCCTCGGCCGCCTTGCCCGCGTGATGATAAGCCAGGCCGAGGTAATTCCACGCCTGCGCATTCGTCGCCAGGACCGAAGTGGCGACCTTCAGTTCCTCAATCGCTTCGGACGTCTTCCCCTCGTCGAGCAGGCGTTTACCCCGCAGCAATGCCCGCGGCCCGGCCGGCGTGCATCCCGCAAGCCACACTGCCGCCACGGTC is drawn from Verrucomicrobiia bacterium and contains these coding sequences:
- a CDS encoding dihydrodipicolinate reductase, translating into MSHTISIAQYGLGPIGIESLKLAASKPWVEIVGGIDIDPAKVGKDLGELTGLASLKGRVVYDSLEKLLAHAKPDVVLHTTVSKFKNAFPQLEPLARAGISVVSSCEELLFPQLMEPELAAMLDQTCQAGGSRIIGTGVNPGFVMDVLPICLTGVSRDVRAIHIQRVVNASTRREPLQKKIGSGWIPEEFRRLFKEGRAGHAGLKESLALIAHCLGWQATDITETGEPVIADHDIKTKFLEVKKGLTCGLHQHATAKISSGAKLVLDIKMYLDAPNPHDAIQIEGDPSLDVVINGGVAGDHATVAALVNTARRILSARPGLLLMSDISLPCWS
- a CDS encoding exo-beta-N-acetylmuramidase NamZ domain-containing protein; protein product: MKYFRALVLWVALTVVGLRASGADLDTKTLHKMDDAINQAIDDQKCPGGVLLVEHGKSKYLKAYGDRALVPEIEPMTTDTIFDLASLTKVIAGTPAIMILVERGQVKLDEPVHTYIPEFTGGDKDLVTVRELLTHTSGLVPDIETRTDWQGRDTAVAMACKEKLRSKPGTVFRYSDVNLFLVGAIVERVSGMKLEDFVQKEIYVPLKMVDTGYLPPTNKIPRIAPTEFDPIHTNVMLRGVVHDPTSRHMGGVAGHAGLFSTASDLARYAQMMLNEGELDGVRIFKPETVRLMTSVQTPPGIRDRRGLGWDIDSGFSRPRGTKFPRGSYGHTGWTGTCLWIDPFSKTFFIFLSNRNHPDGSGSVVPLYGTLGTLAAEAVTNFDFNFVPDQLPPLPPEKLSATELAELNSLNNDVLGVLNGIDVLKRDHFAALKGMRVGLITNHTGTDRQRYATIHLLKNAPDVELVALFSPEHGLYGIADEAVGDSVDAVTGLPVYSLYGTNYAPTLKQMRGLDALVFDVQDVGCRFYTYISTMGLAMEAAEKAGIKYFVLDRVNPIDGVTIDGPLLTGKTSFVGYHPIPVRYGMTIGELAEMYKDERHFKTDLTVIKVEGWKREELYDETGLPWRNFSPNMRSETEAILYPGVGLLERTAVSVGRGTGTPWEVVGAPYIHDIKLAYELNRANLPGVKFLPVRFTPTESVYSGQSCGGVNIVLTDRAHCNVVDIGLTIAEVLNRFYPEQFKVEKMDVLMGNAATLKAVKENKPVAEIRELWTGDLEKFKARRAKYLLY
- a CDS encoding TIM barrel protein, with the protein product MSANKNTFPKLHNAMWPGLVGKGSPGAEPCISLDTMLDLTAAAEVNGVKFDGVDLFLFDPHVSIDSTADGVKKIADKIRAKNFTVGSVVAPVWPPTGGGSAMGSADERKKFVQQVRKACGIAERLRELGVRPYGVVRIDSACGVGEWENDRKGNTKKIAATFREAAKVAKDHGERLAVEGEICWGGMHSWKYMLQLLEAVDMPKVVGFQADMAHTLLYTLGYNAPEHRIVPKNFHWEPGAFHEAMKKMTKALRPWTIDFHVAQNDATVKGSGSHDKTGRHCLATDPNGKLNIARDAGYWLRDGAGKVTKKFKHICWDGCMFPNDVMMKPETWNNILAAMIQVRENHGW
- a CDS encoding PQQ-binding-like beta-propeller repeat protein; translation: MKNRQWSKIFKACIFFGLLAMGISARASDWPQWRGLERDGHVPADAQVPVSVSTEPKVDWKLQIGGGFSSPVVAGGKLVYLDAQDGKEIAHMLDAKTGKEIWRATLTDSFEDEWGPGPRSTPIMDGDRVYTQSCNGEFRCLNAADGKVIWGTSFAKDFGVTFLGGKANEGTASRRGNNGCGVIDGEHIILPVGSKAGASAVCFDKRNGKVLWKTGNDEAAYSSLLVENFAGTKQIIYFTSEALMGMGADDGRILWRVPLRTDAKRHAMTPVIFGDTISVNSQTIGLVCFKITKEGDAFKAERSWTDKDLKINLATPVLVDHYLYCQGAGKNYVCVDALNGKKMWDQEGFGDKVSVSIVMGKNILVTTDKGDLFFIAANPEKYTELAHTQVCGKSWSSPAYADGKLFVREGLDRGWKITCFDLMAGNRE
- the ggt gene encoding gamma-glutamyltransferase; this encodes MKPQLGIISKFIFIACFWFGVITATRGADTNSSPAWPPLVAYGEHGMVATVAPLATEAGVKVLKDGGNAIDAAVAVGLTLGVVDGANSGIGGGCFMLIRRADGSIVALDGREMAPGAATRDMFIRNGKADPELSQTGALASGVPGSLAVYDYAETHFGKKNLKELILPAAEIADRGFVVSAGYARRLKASAKDLWEFGASREIYFKNSRQTYGAGDTLRQKDLAASYRHIAEEGVDWFYRGAFGAAVETWMKKNGGIVTAQDFRDYHILLREPVSTMYRGYEVVSFPPPSSGGVHVVEMLNILEPFDLKKMDEVTRLHVIAEAMKLAFADRAYWLGDPDFANVPRGLVEKKYGAELAKKINPEHTTVVPGHGLPPGWDKEFFKQHTTHFSVADAEGNWVACTATVNTSFGSKVVIPGTGIVMNNQMDDFSAQPGATNYFKLIGAEANSVGPGKRPLSSMSPTIVLKDHQPILALGAAGGPTIISQVLYALVNILDMGMSPEDAMLQPRLHHQWSPDELMVEKTMPLKLRAALAARGRAVGVTSAIGATQIVGRTKDGKEFVGVADPRASGEAKGW